A stretch of the Bordetella genomosp. 8 genome encodes the following:
- a CDS encoding AraC family transcriptional regulator: protein MDTKRQNAAVGDWLRIRRDPETGIESVHAHFRGHAYDPHDHDEVLVGVTQQGVQRFRCHRRTHTSTPGRAILIEPGAVHDGHAPEDSGFTYAMLYLPLPWLADSMQGLAGLKLSAIQPAFRSTLADDTALSAAIQQAFVAVHHGEGRLARDQGLDRMMSLLCGQWSTRTTPARGGSTAGMDRARDYLHDQMGRDIGLDELAAHAGTDRFRLTRQFRLAFGLSPHAYLVRLRLRRARALLALGLAPAQVAMDVGFADQSHLGRWFRRAYRLTPAAYQRQCTNVLD from the coding sequence ATGGATACAAAGCGTCAGAACGCGGCCGTCGGCGATTGGTTGAGGATACGCCGCGATCCGGAAACCGGCATCGAAAGCGTGCACGCGCATTTCCGCGGCCATGCCTACGACCCGCACGATCACGACGAGGTGTTGGTGGGCGTCACCCAGCAGGGCGTCCAGCGCTTTCGGTGCCATCGACGGACCCATACAAGCACGCCTGGCCGCGCCATCCTGATCGAACCCGGCGCCGTGCACGACGGCCATGCACCGGAGGACAGCGGTTTTACCTACGCCATGTTGTACTTGCCGCTGCCTTGGCTGGCCGATTCGATGCAAGGGCTGGCCGGGCTGAAGCTTTCCGCGATCCAACCTGCTTTTCGCAGCACGCTGGCGGATGACACGGCGTTGAGCGCCGCGATACAGCAGGCCTTTGTCGCCGTGCATCACGGAGAAGGGCGGCTGGCGCGCGACCAGGGCCTGGACCGCATGATGAGTCTCCTGTGCGGGCAGTGGTCCACGCGGACGACGCCGGCGCGGGGCGGCTCGACGGCCGGAATGGACCGCGCCAGGGATTACCTCCACGACCAGATGGGGCGGGATATCGGTCTGGACGAACTGGCCGCCCACGCCGGGACGGACCGATTTCGTTTGACTCGCCAGTTCAGGCTGGCCTTCGGCTTGTCGCCCCACGCCTACCTGGTGCGGCTCAGGTTGCGCAGAGCACGGGCCTTGCTCGCGCTAGGCCTGGCGCCGGCGCAGGTGGCCATGGATGTCGGTTTTGCCGATCAAAGCCATCTGGGCCGCTGGTTCCGCCGCGCCTATCGGCTGACGCCCGCGGCATACCAGCGACAGTGCACAAACGTTCTAGACTGA
- a CDS encoding Bug family tripartite tricarboxylate transporter substrate binding protein: MMTINRRTFVMGIPALAMAGPALSLAQGSFPDRPIRLIVPFVAGGGASVIARLISTVVAQDMNANIIVENRPGAGGNVATEYVARSAPDGYTILNGTLGTQAINPNLYKNVNFDPIKDFSPISRVTTTPNVLVVNPNVPAHTLQELLALAKQMPGKLNYGSGGSGTTTHLSGEMLRTMTGINIVHVPYRGDGPAIVDLLANRVQMMFGNLNGMTPLIQTQQVRPLAITSLQRWPTQPDIPTFDEQGVKGYEISGWTGWLAPAGTPQPVIDKLNKALRQALDNPSLQAQLKQLGLLTIGDTPEQFKQVEIADLAKWKKVVADSGASVD; encoded by the coding sequence ATGATGACTATCAACCGACGCACCTTCGTAATGGGCATCCCCGCCCTCGCCATGGCCGGGCCGGCGCTATCGCTGGCCCAGGGCTCGTTTCCGGACCGGCCGATCCGGCTCATCGTTCCCTTCGTCGCCGGCGGAGGCGCGTCGGTCATCGCGCGGCTGATCTCCACGGTCGTCGCCCAGGACATGAATGCAAACATCATCGTCGAGAATCGGCCCGGCGCGGGCGGCAACGTCGCCACGGAATACGTGGCGCGCTCCGCGCCCGACGGATACACGATCCTCAACGGCACGCTGGGCACCCAGGCGATCAATCCCAATCTCTACAAGAACGTCAACTTCGACCCGATCAAGGATTTCAGCCCGATCTCCCGCGTCACCACCACGCCCAACGTCCTGGTCGTCAATCCCAACGTCCCGGCTCACACCCTGCAGGAACTGCTGGCCCTGGCGAAGCAGATGCCCGGCAAACTCAACTACGGATCGGGCGGCAGCGGCACGACGACCCACCTGTCCGGCGAGATGCTGCGCACGATGACCGGCATCAATATCGTGCACGTGCCGTATCGCGGCGACGGACCGGCCATCGTCGACCTGCTGGCCAACCGCGTGCAGATGATGTTCGGGAACCTGAACGGCATGACGCCCCTGATCCAGACCCAGCAGGTGCGGCCGCTGGCGATCACCAGCCTGCAACGATGGCCCACGCAGCCCGACATTCCGACCTTCGACGAACAGGGCGTCAAGGGTTACGAAATCAGCGGCTGGACGGGATGGCTGGCGCCGGCCGGCACGCCCCAGCCCGTCATCGACAAATTGAACAAGGCTTTGCGGCAGGCATTGGACAACCCTTCGCTGCAAGCGCAATTGAAGCAATTGGGCCTGCTCACCATCGGGGATACGCCCGAACAATTCAAGCAGGTCGAGATCGCCGATCTGGCCAAGTGGAAGAAGGTGGTCGCCGACTCCGGCGCGTCCGTCGACTGA
- a CDS encoding LysR family transcriptional regulator has product MDRLTAMTHFVRVMETGSFSGAARVLDIGQPAVSKTVAQLEQRLGVKLLLRSTHGLTPTEAGLRFYERARLALQEADEAELAARGAGAGLSGRLRISAAPTFARLHVLPHLPRFLDAHPGLDIDVVLDDRTIDLIAEGIDVSLRMGVLADSAIVARKLASSRRSVLATAEYLSRAGTPRVPADLADHQTLVFSQLSNVWNFSRDGAEVSVLVQGRARFNAAEGIRTAVLAHMGLTIVSDWMFAPELADGSVLRLLQEWSLPDIDLWAVFPTGRLATAKARAFSDFVASVMQTPAPATAARESQAG; this is encoded by the coding sequence ATGGATCGTCTTACCGCGATGACCCACTTCGTCCGCGTCATGGAAACGGGCTCGTTCTCCGGCGCCGCACGCGTCCTGGACATCGGGCAGCCCGCGGTGTCCAAGACGGTCGCGCAACTGGAGCAGCGGCTGGGGGTCAAGCTGCTGCTGCGCTCCACCCACGGGCTGACGCCCACCGAAGCCGGGCTGCGGTTCTACGAGCGCGCGCGGCTGGCCCTGCAAGAGGCGGATGAAGCCGAACTTGCCGCGCGGGGTGCCGGCGCCGGCCTGTCCGGCCGTCTGCGCATCTCGGCCGCGCCAACATTCGCGCGGCTCCACGTGCTGCCCCACCTGCCCCGCTTCCTCGACGCGCACCCCGGACTCGATATCGACGTGGTGCTGGACGATCGGACCATCGACCTCATCGCCGAAGGCATCGATGTCTCGCTGCGCATGGGCGTGCTGGCCGATTCCGCCATCGTGGCGCGCAAGCTCGCATCATCGCGTCGCTCGGTGCTGGCGACCGCGGAATATCTGTCCCGCGCGGGCACGCCCCGTGTGCCCGCCGATCTGGCAGATCACCAGACCCTCGTGTTCAGCCAACTGAGCAATGTCTGGAATTTCAGCCGCGATGGCGCCGAAGTCTCCGTGCTGGTGCAAGGCCGGGCGCGCTTCAATGCCGCTGAAGGCATACGCACGGCCGTACTCGCGCACATGGGTCTCACCATCGTGTCGGACTGGATGTTCGCGCCCGAGCTTGCCGACGGGAGCGTCCTGCGGCTGCTGCAAGAATGGTCCCTGCCCGACATCGACCTTTGGGCCGTATTTCCCACCGGCCGCCTGGCCACGGCCAAGGCCCGTGCGTTTTCCGACTTCGTGGCATCGGTGATGCAGACACCGGCGCCCGCTACGGCTGCCCGCGAATCGCAAGCGGGTTGA
- a CDS encoding SDR family oxidoreductase: MKMTGNTILITGGTSGIGRALAEAFHDRGNRVIVTGRRRALLDEIAASRPGIVGLPLDLSDPTALPGLAEHVRARYPDLNVLIANAGISRPEDIASDAWNATDAEAIVDTNILGVLRVTAAFLPLLRRQPHAAIMATSSALAFVPLASFPTYCASKAFLHSWLTSLRHQLRNTPVEVLELSPPYVQTELTGAGQASDPRAMPIGDYIAQVMRMLERADHPRGELLLERDLARRWAERDATYDAIYGAMNPD; encoded by the coding sequence ATGAAGATGACCGGCAACACCATCCTGATAACCGGCGGCACCAGCGGTATCGGCCGCGCACTGGCCGAGGCGTTTCATGACCGCGGTAACCGCGTAATCGTCACCGGGCGTCGACGCGCCTTGCTCGACGAGATCGCCGCCAGCCGTCCCGGTATCGTCGGCCTGCCGCTGGATCTGTCCGACCCAACCGCCCTGCCCGGCCTTGCCGAACATGTCCGCGCGCGCTATCCGGACTTGAACGTGCTGATCGCCAATGCGGGCATATCGCGGCCCGAGGACATCGCCTCGGATGCCTGGAATGCCACCGACGCCGAAGCGATCGTCGACACCAACATCCTGGGCGTGCTGCGCGTCACCGCGGCCTTCCTGCCCCTGCTAAGGCGGCAGCCGCACGCGGCCATCATGGCGACCAGTTCGGCGCTGGCCTTCGTGCCACTGGCCAGCTTCCCGACGTATTGCGCCAGCAAGGCCTTCCTGCACTCGTGGTTGACCTCGCTGCGCCACCAGCTGCGCAACACGCCGGTGGAAGTACTGGAGCTTTCGCCGCCCTACGTGCAAACGGAGCTGACTGGCGCGGGCCAGGCCAGCGATCCGCGCGCCATGCCGATAGGCGACTACATTGCGCAGGTGATGCGCATGCTCGAGCGCGCGGATCATCCTCGCGGCGAGCTCCTGCTCGAACGCGATCTCGCCAGGCGCTGGGCCGAACGGGATGCCACGTACGATGCGATCTACGGCGCAATGAACCCGGACTGA
- a CDS encoding TetR family transcriptional regulator produces the protein MTSRRPQIASRKQPQQARSTELVAAILQAATQVLAKEGAARFTTARVAEKAGVSVGSLYQYFPNKAAILFRLQVDEWQQTTQLLCGILEDAGKSPLERLRVLVHAFIRSECEEADMRVALNDAAPLYRDAPEARAAKAAGEKTFQAFMREALPRATRKTRTLAGDLITTTLTTVGKEFSETPRTPAEIKTYADAMADMMCAYLNDLEQKAAVDRDRKKQ, from the coding sequence ATGACCAGCCGCCGTCCGCAGATCGCTTCCCGCAAGCAGCCCCAGCAAGCCCGTTCGACCGAATTGGTCGCGGCGATCCTTCAAGCCGCGACCCAGGTGCTGGCAAAGGAAGGCGCTGCCCGCTTCACGACCGCCCGCGTGGCTGAGAAAGCCGGCGTCAGCGTGGGCTCCCTATATCAATACTTCCCCAACAAGGCGGCGATCCTTTTTCGCCTGCAGGTCGACGAATGGCAGCAGACCACGCAGTTGCTGTGCGGCATCCTGGAGGATGCCGGAAAATCGCCCCTCGAACGGCTACGTGTACTGGTCCACGCCTTCATCCGTTCGGAATGTGAGGAAGCGGACATGCGGGTTGCCCTCAATGACGCCGCCCCGCTCTATCGCGACGCGCCCGAGGCAAGGGCCGCCAAGGCGGCGGGAGAAAAAACCTTCCAGGCTTTCATGCGCGAGGCGCTGCCCAGGGCAACAAGAAAAACACGCACCTTGGCCGGCGACCTGATCACCACGACGCTCACTACCGTGGGGAAAGAGTTCTCGGAGACGCCGCGCACCCCGGCGGAGATCAAGACCTATGCCGACGCAATGGCCGACATGATGTGTGCCTACCTGAACGACCTCGAACAAAAGGCTGCCGTCGACCGCGACCGAAAGAAACAGTAG
- a CDS encoding DUF2000 family protein produces the protein MFDTKVALIVRNDLAIWQRLNVVAFLATGIASAAPDAMGEAYIDANGYRYGNMLGQPMLVFEADLAGLRAAHRVGLERQVTMLPYVFAMFATGHDEANRQAFLAEDPANPDLVGLAIRGPRKAVDKATKGLALHR, from the coding sequence GTGTTCGATACCAAGGTAGCCCTCATTGTCCGCAATGACCTGGCGATATGGCAAAGACTGAACGTGGTGGCGTTTCTGGCCACCGGCATCGCGTCGGCGGCGCCGGATGCCATGGGCGAAGCCTATATCGATGCGAACGGCTATCGCTACGGAAACATGCTGGGCCAGCCCATGCTGGTTTTCGAGGCGGATCTCGCGGGCCTGCGAGCGGCGCACCGTGTGGGATTGGAGCGGCAGGTGACGATGCTGCCCTATGTGTTCGCGATGTTCGCAACGGGGCACGACGAGGCCAATCGCCAGGCGTTCCTTGCCGAGGATCCGGCCAATCCGGACCTGGTGGGCCTGGCGATACGAGGACCCAGGAAGGCCGTGGATAAGGCCACGAAGGGATTGGCCCTGCATCGCTGA
- a CDS encoding thioesterase family protein, producing MTHTLTVKVDTALSAEEYGNEGFAVLATPALVGLMERCAIESLAPSLQPGQGSVGIHIGIDHLAATPLGFTATVTCTLTAIEDRILHFAIEASDGMDLIARATHRRAIVDMAKFQARLGAKAAKAS from the coding sequence ATGACCCACACCCTCACCGTCAAGGTCGACACCGCCCTGAGCGCCGAGGAATACGGCAACGAAGGCTTCGCGGTCCTGGCGACGCCCGCGCTGGTGGGATTGATGGAAAGATGCGCGATCGAGTCCCTGGCGCCGTCGCTGCAGCCGGGCCAGGGATCCGTGGGTATCCACATCGGCATCGACCACCTGGCGGCCACGCCGCTGGGCTTCACCGCCACGGTCACCTGCACGCTGACCGCGATCGAAGACCGCATTCTGCACTTCGCGATCGAAGCCTCCGACGGCATGGACCTGATCGCTCGCGCGACCCACCGGCGGGCGATCGTCGACATGGCCAAGTTCCAGGCCCGCCTGGGCGCCAAGGCGGCGAAGGCATCCTGA
- a CDS encoding peroxiredoxin-like family protein: MSLQDKLDAFKADFQAGKPPYNVPPAVIETMHRATAELIASGAARRALKAGDRAPGFTLIDPNGHPVSSAELLAKAPLVVTFYRGVWCPYCNMELQALQATLPEIEAAGASLVAISPQVAANSRKSVRQNALSFPILSDAHNDVAASFGLRFELQDYLVELYKSLKNDLPAFNGDPSWTLPMPARYVIAPDGTIVYAEVNPDYTRRPDPSEMLPAIRKAAGHTV; encoded by the coding sequence ATGTCGCTCCAGGACAAGCTCGACGCCTTCAAGGCGGACTTCCAGGCTGGCAAGCCGCCTTACAACGTACCGCCCGCCGTCATCGAGACCATGCATCGCGCCACGGCCGAACTTATCGCCTCCGGCGCTGCCCGGCGGGCGCTCAAGGCCGGCGACCGCGCGCCTGGCTTCACGCTGATCGATCCGAATGGCCATCCCGTGTCTTCGGCCGAGCTGCTGGCAAAAGCTCCCTTGGTCGTGACCTTTTACCGCGGGGTGTGGTGCCCCTACTGCAATATGGAGCTCCAGGCCCTGCAAGCCACCCTGCCCGAGATCGAAGCGGCCGGCGCCAGCCTGGTTGCGATCTCGCCGCAGGTGGCGGCGAACAGCCGCAAGTCGGTGCGCCAGAACGCGCTGTCCTTTCCGATTCTGTCGGATGCGCATAACGACGTCGCGGCGTCCTTCGGCCTGCGCTTCGAATTGCAGGATTACCTGGTGGAGCTCTACAAGTCCCTGAAGAACGATCTTCCCGCGTTCAATGGCGATCCGAGCTGGACGCTCCCCATGCCGGCGCGGTACGTGATCGCTCCGGACGGCACGATCGTTTATGCCGAGGTGAATCCGGACTACACCCGCCGGCCCGACCCGTCGGAAATGCTGCCGGCCATACGCAAGGCCGCCGGCCACACGGTCTGA
- a CDS encoding acetate--CoA ligase family protein, which yields MNDRATAPPIVDLSPLLTPASIAIIGASTDPNKIGAKPLKFLRKYGYRGAIHPVNPRGGVVDGLTCHTSVAEIDGPVDCAIVVTTAAHVLPALRDCASKGVRAAVVISAGFAETGAQGMAAQAEMREIAAAGLRILGPNNQGTVNLGTATVVGFNPLLEALDGFRSGTIGLVSQSSGVGFGLMGLGLERGMGFAHLLTTGNEADLTFADCGLALLEREEVRVIAGAIEGIRDPATLRRLARRSHELRKPVVILKGATSKAGMRAAASHTGALAGHGAVFSAFCRQEGLIEADSVDALLDYAQAFASPRSRKIGTRTVAITGTGGTAVLMADALEREQFDLPSPGAAALEKLRATLPDIASLANPIDMTTANLGNRALFTDTAHIVGAEGSYDTLIAVVGPAVAQSGVDYARQIVASANYLPSTVVTWTAPDGPGQDLLRESGILVIPSPQRLAAAMSALRRFNEYGAHRSAAAAALPDASTERRRKARDFLSQVATRQLAEHQARTLCAIWDLPFPRQTLAHDIDTAEAAAREIGFPVALKLQSAQIGHKTEIGGVVLNLKDADSVRAAAERLLNTAGLADDVKVDGVLVQELVSGAGEVIVGGVKDPELGMAIMAGPGGTLAEVMQDVSFRLAPFDAREAECLCNETRLAALVHGVRGRPAWDSPALYRTIERIALMASELEDLVDEIDFNPLIVRRDGEGVVIVDALVVKI from the coding sequence ATGAATGACAGGGCGACCGCCCCCCCGATCGTCGACCTGTCTCCGCTGCTTACGCCAGCGTCCATCGCCATCATCGGAGCATCCACCGACCCGAACAAGATCGGCGCCAAGCCGCTCAAGTTCCTCAGGAAATATGGTTATCGCGGCGCGATCCATCCGGTCAATCCCAGAGGCGGCGTCGTCGATGGCCTGACCTGCCACACATCGGTCGCCGAGATCGACGGCCCCGTCGATTGCGCCATCGTCGTGACGACGGCCGCGCACGTTCTTCCGGCGCTGCGCGACTGCGCATCGAAAGGCGTCCGCGCCGCCGTGGTGATCAGCGCCGGCTTCGCCGAAACAGGCGCGCAAGGCATGGCCGCCCAGGCCGAGATGCGTGAAATCGCCGCCGCCGGCCTCAGGATCCTGGGTCCGAACAACCAGGGCACGGTCAACCTCGGTACGGCCACCGTGGTCGGCTTCAACCCCCTGCTGGAGGCCCTCGATGGCTTCCGCAGCGGAACCATCGGCCTGGTCAGCCAGAGCTCGGGGGTCGGTTTCGGCCTGATGGGCCTGGGCCTGGAGCGCGGCATGGGTTTCGCTCATCTGCTGACCACCGGTAATGAGGCCGACCTGACCTTCGCCGACTGCGGGCTCGCCCTGCTCGAACGCGAGGAAGTGCGGGTCATTGCCGGCGCGATCGAAGGCATACGGGATCCGGCGACGCTGCGGCGCCTGGCGCGTCGATCCCATGAGTTGCGCAAGCCGGTCGTGATCCTGAAGGGTGCGACCAGCAAGGCGGGCATGCGGGCGGCGGCATCGCATACGGGCGCCCTGGCCGGGCATGGCGCGGTGTTTTCCGCGTTCTGCCGCCAGGAAGGCCTGATCGAAGCGGACAGCGTCGACGCGCTGCTGGACTACGCGCAGGCTTTCGCATCGCCACGCAGCCGGAAGATCGGTACGCGGACGGTGGCGATCACCGGCACCGGCGGGACCGCCGTGCTGATGGCCGACGCGTTGGAACGCGAGCAGTTCGACCTGCCCTCCCCAGGCGCCGCGGCGCTCGAGAAGCTGCGCGCCACCCTACCCGACATCGCCAGCCTTGCCAACCCGATCGACATGACGACGGCGAACCTGGGCAACCGCGCCCTGTTCACCGATACCGCGCATATCGTCGGCGCCGAGGGCAGCTACGACACCCTGATCGCCGTGGTCGGACCCGCCGTGGCCCAGAGCGGAGTGGACTACGCGCGCCAGATCGTGGCCTCGGCAAACTACCTGCCATCCACCGTCGTGACATGGACGGCGCCCGACGGACCGGGCCAGGACCTGCTACGCGAGAGCGGCATACTGGTGATTCCCTCCCCCCAGCGCCTGGCCGCGGCCATGAGCGCGCTGCGCCGCTTCAATGAATACGGCGCGCACCGTTCGGCGGCGGCAGCGGCACTGCCTGACGCCAGCACCGAGCGACGGCGCAAGGCACGCGATTTCCTGTCGCAGGTCGCCACCAGGCAGTTGGCGGAACATCAGGCCCGGACGCTATGCGCCATCTGGGACCTGCCATTTCCACGGCAGACGCTGGCGCACGACATCGATACGGCTGAAGCCGCCGCCCGCGAGATCGGTTTTCCGGTCGCACTGAAACTGCAATCGGCACAGATCGGCCACAAGACCGAGATCGGCGGCGTCGTGTTGAACCTGAAGGATGCGGACAGCGTCAGGGCGGCGGCCGAACGGCTGCTGAATACGGCGGGCCTTGCCGACGACGTGAAGGTCGACGGCGTGCTGGTCCAGGAATTGGTAAGCGGCGCGGGCGAAGTCATCGTCGGCGGAGTCAAGGATCCCGAACTCGGCATGGCCATCATGGCCGGGCCGGGAGGAACGCTGGCCGAGGTCATGCAGGACGTCTCGTTCCGCCTGGCGCCTTTCGACGCGCGGGAAGCCGAATGTCTCTGCAATGAAACGCGCCTGGCCGCGCTCGTGCATGGCGTACGCGGCCGGCCGGCGTGGGACTCGCCGGCGCTTTATCGAACCATCGAACGTATCGCCCTCATGGCATCGGAACTGGAGGATCTGGTGGATGAAATCGACTTCAACCCCTTGATCGTCCGTCGCGACGGCGAAGGCGTGGTGATCGTCGATGCACTCGTTGTGAAGATCTGA
- a CDS encoding O-methyltransferase encodes MTSTLTDSPLAALLDRLFKQADEAASPALDGISREELGRMMRSKTEYLAFYGQLKDFWLPVSRETGRLLYMLARSARARSVIEFGTSFGISTIHLAAAVRDNGGGRVISSEFEPSKVIRARQHLVEAGLADLVEIREGDALKTLATDLPDSIDLLLLDGAKSLYGDILDLVEARLRPGALIVADNADYSPDYLARVRAPGSGYLSLPFGEDVELSMRLD; translated from the coding sequence ATGACGTCAACATTGACCGATAGCCCCCTGGCGGCGCTGCTGGACCGCCTTTTCAAGCAGGCCGACGAAGCGGCCAGCCCTGCCTTGGACGGGATTTCCCGCGAAGAACTCGGCCGCATGATGCGCAGCAAGACGGAATATCTGGCCTTCTATGGACAGCTGAAGGATTTCTGGCTGCCCGTGTCGCGCGAGACCGGCAGGCTGCTCTACATGCTGGCGCGCAGCGCCCGTGCGCGCAGCGTCATCGAATTCGGCACGTCGTTCGGCATTTCGACCATCCACCTGGCTGCGGCCGTGCGCGATAACGGCGGTGGCCGCGTGATAAGCAGCGAGTTCGAACCGTCCAAGGTGATTCGCGCAAGGCAGCATCTGGTGGAGGCGGGCCTGGCGGACCTGGTGGAAATCCGTGAAGGCGACGCCCTGAAGACCTTGGCCACGGATCTGCCCGACAGCATCGACCTGCTGCTGCTGGACGGAGCCAAGTCGCTTTATGGCGACATCCTCGATCTGGTCGAGGCAAGGCTGCGACCGGGCGCGCTTATCGTGGCCGATAACGCGGACTACAGCCCCGATTACCTGGCGCGCGTGCGCGCCCCGGGGAGCGGGTACCTGTCCCTGCCTTTCGGCGAGGATGTGGAATTGTCCATGCGCCTGGACTGA
- a CDS encoding enoyl-CoA hydratase/isomerase family protein, whose translation MSRFDRYRDAYPNARLARSPEGVLEIALHTNGGKLVFNGHTHEQFVDLFHDVGSDPENRVVILTGTGDAFMDEISPEGFDFFTPRGYDKIYREGKKVLMNILDIEVPVIAALNGPVLLHSEYALLADIVLATPETVFQDKPHFDFGIVPGDGVNLLWPEVIGSVRGRYFILTRQRLDARTAQEWGAVNEVVPADRLLARAREIAAELAKLPPLTSRYTRIALTQKLRRIVDEGAGYGLALEGISAAEVARSFNPSA comes from the coding sequence ATGTCCCGCTTCGACCGTTACCGCGATGCCTACCCCAATGCCCGCCTGGCGCGCTCGCCGGAAGGCGTGCTGGAGATAGCCCTCCATACCAACGGCGGCAAACTCGTCTTCAACGGCCACACGCATGAACAGTTCGTCGACCTGTTCCATGACGTCGGCAGCGATCCGGAGAACCGCGTGGTGATCCTGACCGGCACCGGCGACGCCTTCATGGACGAGATCAGCCCGGAAGGGTTCGATTTCTTTACGCCGCGCGGCTACGACAAGATCTACCGCGAGGGCAAGAAGGTCCTGATGAATATCCTCGACATCGAGGTGCCCGTGATCGCCGCGTTGAACGGTCCGGTGCTGCTGCATTCGGAATATGCCTTGCTCGCCGATATCGTCCTCGCCACGCCCGAGACCGTGTTCCAGGACAAGCCGCATTTCGACTTCGGCATCGTGCCCGGCGACGGCGTGAACCTGCTATGGCCCGAAGTGATCGGCAGCGTGCGCGGCCGCTACTTCATCCTGACGCGCCAGCGCCTGGACGCCCGTACCGCCCAGGAGTGGGGCGCGGTGAACGAAGTCGTTCCGGCCGACCGCCTGCTGGCGCGTGCGCGTGAGATCGCGGCGGAATTGGCGAAGCTGCCGCCACTGACCAGCCGCTACACCCGTATCGCGCTGACCCAGAAGTTGCGCCGGATCGTCGACGAAGGCGCCGGCTACGGACTGGCCCTTGAAGGCATCAGCGCCGCGGAAGTCGCGCGCTCCTTCAATCCGTCCGCCTGA
- a CDS encoding enoyl-CoA hydratase/isomerase family protein: MSNDPVVLYEVEQGVCTVTLNRPRVLNAINREMKSEFVAALAKAEADADTVVVVVRGAGRAFCAGVDLKDAAVNPWDHTVAGWRWHLTGCLEMCTQMWNLKKPVIAAVNGHALGSGCDLALAADLTIAADTATFGEPEIRGISGPPGLFMPWVAGMKRAKELLFFGDTIDANHAERIGIVTRVWPAQDFDEGVRQYARRLAKVPAVALALNKRTINKTFEIMGLRNALDFNTEVMISTNMSKPAGDREARQRQIAEGGLKAMLQKRDAGHE; this comes from the coding sequence ATGTCCAACGACCCGGTCGTGCTGTATGAAGTCGAGCAAGGTGTCTGCACCGTCACCCTCAATCGCCCGCGGGTACTGAACGCCATCAACCGCGAGATGAAATCGGAATTCGTCGCCGCGCTGGCGAAGGCGGAGGCCGATGCCGACACGGTGGTGGTCGTGGTCAGGGGCGCCGGCCGCGCATTCTGCGCCGGCGTGGACCTCAAGGACGCCGCGGTGAATCCATGGGACCACACGGTCGCGGGTTGGCGCTGGCACCTGACAGGCTGCCTGGAAATGTGCACGCAGATGTGGAACCTGAAAAAGCCCGTGATCGCGGCGGTGAATGGACACGCGCTGGGATCCGGCTGCGACCTCGCGCTGGCCGCCGACCTGACGATCGCGGCCGATACGGCGACCTTCGGCGAACCGGAAATACGCGGCATATCCGGTCCGCCCGGGCTCTTCATGCCCTGGGTAGCGGGAATGAAGCGCGCGAAGGAACTGCTCTTCTTCGGCGACACCATCGACGCCAACCATGCTGAACGGATCGGCATCGTCACCCGGGTCTGGCCCGCCCAGGATTTCGATGAAGGCGTCCGGCAATATGCGCGGCGCCTGGCGAAAGTGCCCGCCGTCGCGCTGGCGCTGAACAAGCGCACGATCAACAAGACATTCGAAATCATGGGGCTGCGCAACGCTCTCGATTTCAACACCGAGGTCATGATCTCGACCAATATGTCCAAGCCGGCGGGCGACCGCGAGGCTCGCCAGCGACAGATCGCCGAAGGTGGCCTGAAGGCGATGCTGCAGAAGCGGGACGCCGGCCATGAATGA